The proteins below are encoded in one region of Apium graveolens cultivar Ventura chromosome 4, ASM990537v1, whole genome shotgun sequence:
- the LOC141718973 gene encoding protein FAR1-RELATED SEQUENCE 5-like: MRDEHASTFEWILRTWLVGVGNNPPLTIITDQDQAMASAIAVVLPNTTHLLCSWHISQKFPEKLAHYYSAFPEFKTDFNNCIYKSLTECVFEARWASFVEKYHLQDHKWLKGLYELKHKWIPAYTKNKFLAFQNSTSRSEGMNSFFDKYVSSATGLKEFIENAQKALARQFMREKEEHYVTINLKRPMKLHTTLEYHASCIYTKEMFRRFQDELVESSKYFVEKDQRASEKGERMGDVYTYYSCYRPMSEPTRRNVYFVAFEKASSLGMCTCRMLEHSGLPCRHLLAVFTKKRVSEIPPYYINRRWTMHANRVDGVLPYNLDVGQSHEMTSTDRFNSMTMLTMSFCQSSIASEERYDYAVGVMNREIPILERMSVDGIKSYESNSQAPNASAHEETILDPIMSQTKERKKDVRFKSPIESIGKKEKPPRKCTYCQMEGHDKRKCASRLEDLKNVQESQYN; the protein is encoded by the coding sequence ATGCGGGATGAACACGCGTCGACTTTTGAGTGGATTCTTCGTACTTGGCTTGTAGGTGTGGGGAATAATCCTCCATTGACTATAATCACGGATCAAGATCAAGCCATGGCAAGCGCTATTGCGGTTGTACTCCCGAATACTACCCATTTATTGTGTTCTTGGCACATTAGTCAAAAATTCCCGGAGAAATTAGCTCATTATTATTCGGCTTTTCCGGAATTCAAGACGGACTTCAACAATTGCATTTATAAATCTCTCACCGAATGTGTTTTTGAAGCTAGATGGGCGTCGTTTGTGGAAAAGTATCACTTGCAAGATCATAAATGGTTAAAGGGGTTATATGAGTTGAAGCACAAGTGGATTCCTGCATATACTAAAAACAAATTTTTGGCGTTTCAAAATAGTACATCGAGGAGTGAGGGGATGAATTCTTTCTTTGATAAGTATGTGAGTTCGGCAACGGGTTTGAAGGAATTCATTGAAAATGCCCAAAAAGCATTGGCAAGGCAATTCATGAGGGAGAAGGAAGAACATTATGTCACCATTAATCTAAAACGTCCCATGAAATTGCATACCACATTGGAGTATCATGCTTCTTGTATCTACACTAAGGAAATGTTTAGAAGATTTCAAGATGAATTGGTTGAGTCTTCAAAATACTTTGTTGAAAAAGACCAACGAGCTAGTGAAAAAGGGGAGAGAATGGGGGATGTTTATACGTACTATAGTTGTTATAGGCCCATGTCCGAGCCTACGAGAAGAAATGTTTATTTTGTGGCATTCGAGAAAGCAAGCTCTTTAGGAATGTGTACGTGTAGAATGCTTGAACATTCGGGGCTACCTTGTAGACACCTATTGGCTGTCTTCACTAAGAAACGGGTTTCGGAAATTCCCCCGTATTACATAAACCGGAGGTGGACAATGCAtgccaatagagttgatggtgtgtTGCCTTACAATTTGGATGTTGGACAAAGTCATGAGATGACCTCAACCGATCGATTTAATAGCATGACAATGTTAACCATGAGTTTTTGTCAAAGTAGCATTGCATCCGAGGAACGGTATGATTATGCCGTTGGAGTGATGAATCGAGAAATACCAATTCTCGAAAGAATGAGCGTTGATGGAATTAAATCTTACGAAAGTAATTCGCAAGCTCCAAATGCAAGTGCTCATGAAGAAACAATTCTTGACCCTATTATGTCCCAAACTAAAGAGAGGAAGAAGGACGTTCGTTTCAAAAGTCCAATAGAATCGATTGGTAAAAAGGAGAAGCCGCCAAGAAAGTGCACTTATTGTCAAATGGAAGGCCATGATAAAAGGAAGTGTGCTAGTAGACTAGAAGATCTTAAAAATGTTCAAGAATCGCAATATAATTAG